The DNA region GCGGAATCTGCGTGAGGCAACAAGGGGAAAAAGGGAAAAAGGGGGAAAAGGGAAAAAGGGCGGTTTAAAGCCGCCCTGTAATTGGTTTTAGCTATATCGCCCAGGCCTGGGAAGCTATCGAACAGCTTGCCAAGCCGGCGTTCAGGCTTTTGAAACCATCTCCGGCCCGCGAAAAGAAAATCAGGTTTCGATCACTTCGACGTTGGCGCGGGGCAGAACCATGGAGGTTCCGTCTTCGAACTGGGCTTCCAGCACGCGCACGAGGGTCTCGGATTCCACTTTGGTGAGTTCTTCCGGCATGCCGGTCACTTTGGCGATCTTGCCGAAGTTGGGTTCGCGGATGACGCGGATCAGGGTTCCCGGCTCGAGGATGGGCATTGCCGCTTCCTTGACCACCAGTTCGTTTTCGTCGAACGCCTGGGGGATGATGATCTCCGGGCGCATGACCCCGGCGCGGATCTGGGTTTTGCCGTGGATGGAGGTCTTGTGGCCGTCGAATTTCTGGAGCAGCTCGAAGGTCTTGCGGGCCATGGTGATCTTGCCGAAGCCCTCGGTGCAGACGATGCTCAGGCCGATGTTTTCGTGGCCGGTGATGGCGACCCCGATGTCGTGGCCGAGGAGCTTCTTGAGGTCGAGGTCGTCGATGCCGCCGGTGATGATGGCGATGACTTTGTGCTTGCGGGCCGCTTCGATCGCCTCATAGGAAACGAAGGAGCCGGTCACGATGATCTTGCCGGCGCAGGAATCGTCTATGGCATGGGGATCGATCTCGTCAGCGGGGTTTTTGACCATGACCTTGATCTCGCCGATGGTCTCGCCGCCGATGCCGAAGATCCCCTGGATGTAGGCGCTCTTGTTTTCGATGACCACGCCCTCATCCTCGATCACGTCGGTCACGATGCCATCGATGAAGGCCTTGACCTGGACCGGGATGCGCGGTTCGCGCAGCAGGATCTGGCCCGTGACGGAGGAGATGTTTTCCACCTCGCCTTCGATCGGGGAGCGGACCTCGTTTTTGAACAATCCCATCCCAAACCAGCCTTTTGTTTCGGCGAGCACGGTGTGCTTGGTGATCAGCTGGCCCACCTCGATCTTGATGAAGTTGTTCAACTGGCCGGGAGTGACCCCCAGTTTGTTGGCCAGGTTGAAAGGCACGACCTTTCCGGGCAGCAGGGTTTCCGCGACCACGGTCTCGGCCTGCACCTTGTCGCCTTTTTTGACGAGCACCTGTCCCTTGAGGGGCAAAAGGCGTTCTTTTCTGAGCACTATGCTATCGGTTACGGTTAATCCGGCTGAATATGCTTGTCCCATTGTTTCCTCCTATTGCAAGATCGATTCGGGATAGGCTTTAAACTCCCGCATCCACTTCTTGAGCGCGGCGATGCGCGCGGCTTTTTCCGTGGGAAGCGTGAAGGGCCTTCTGCCGCGGGTGTCCAGAACGATGCCGACGATGCCGCCGTGCAGGTCGATGTTGAGTTCGCGGTCTTTGTTCTGATTGAGGATCAGGCCGCTGAGGGATTTGAGGCTCGCCTTGGCCACTTCGCCGACCCCGCAAGGGATCAGGCGCACTTCGCCATAGGGGATTTCCTCTTCCCAGGTGCTGCCGTCAGGAAGCTGGAGCTTGGCGCTGAGGGCGGGCTTGCCGATCTTGCCTTTGCCGACCGGCGCCACGCAGGTGCCCAGATAGACCATGCAGTCTTTCTTGAAAACCTCGGTCGCCGCTTTGGTGCTGATCTCGGAAAGGACTCCCAGATGGGGCATCATGAAGATGCTGTCCACGGCCAGGCGGGTGATTCCCTCGGGCAGGAAGGCGTTGATGAGCAGCATCACGGTCTGGTGCCTGCGCGGGGCATGGGAAAGCACTCCGCCGCTGCCGACCAGGAGGTCCAGGGTCATCAGGTTCACGATCGTGGCCCCGGAGGTCGATTGGCTGAAAGCCTCGGAAATGTCACGCTGGCGCTGCATTCCCTTGAGGCTGCTGGCAAATTCCTTGTGCTGCTCGAAAGCCAGGCGCAGGGCCTCGATGGCGATGGCCTGTTCCAGGACCAGTTCCTCCAAAAGCGAGGGGATCGTGGTCGGCCGGATCATCTTGTTCTTGATCATGTTGCGCAGATAGTTTTCATCGATGTCCATCGGCACCCAGCGCATGATGTTTTCCAGCCCGGCGGAAGCCAGGACGTTGGAAATGCTGTAGCTCATGCCGAGGTTGGCGCTCACGGTGCGGTTGAAGACATGCTCCTCGGTGAAGACCGAGAATACGTCTGTCGTGGCGCCGCCGATGTCCACGCCCACCACTTCGATCTTTTCATCTTTGGCGATGGCCTGCATGATGTTGCCCACGGCCGCGGGGGTGGGCATGATCGCCACCTGCTCATGATCCGGGCCCTGGCACCATTCCATCAGCTTGTTGTAGCCGGGGGCCTGCTTCATCACGTGCTCCATGAACAGGTCATGGATCTTGTCGCGGGCGGGGCCGAGGTTTTCGGTCTCCAGCTTGGGGCGGATGTTGTCCGTGATGATCAGGTCGACCTTGTCGCCGAGGGATTCCTTGATGTGGACCTGGGCTTCCTTGTTGCCGGCATAGATCACAGGGAGCTTGAAGCCGGTACCCAGGCGCGGCCTGGGATCAGCGCCGCTCACCAGCTCCGCCATCTCCACCACGTGCTTGATCGTGCCGCCGTCTTCGCCGCCGGCCATCAGGATCATGTCCGGCCGCAGTTCGCGGATGCGCTCGATCTTTTGGTGGTTCATGCGTTTGTCGTTGCTGGCGATCAGGTCCATCACGATCGCTCCGGCGCCCAGTGCGGCGCGTTCGGCGCTTTCGCCGGTCATGGAAGCCACCACGCCGGTCACCATCATCTGCAGGCCGCCGCCGGCCGAGGAGGTGGAAACATAGGCGTCGACTCCCACGTCGCCCTTGCGGGGGATCACAAATTCTCCGTTTTCCATGAACTTGATATCGGGATTGTGATACTTGAGCCGGGCGAGTTCCTCGAGCTCCTGGGTGGCGTTGATCACGCCCTTGGTTACGTCGTTCAGCGGAGCTTCCACCGTTGTGGGAGCCTCGCCGCGGATGGTTTGGCGGTATTCGCCATCCACCCATTCGATCAAAATTGCCTTGGTGGTCGTGCTACCGCAATCGGTGGCGACGATTCGGGTCAGGCGTTTCTCATCGTATTGCATCATACCTCCGCTTATTCAGCTTGTTTATCTTCTTTCTTGAATATCTTTCTGAGCAGTGCCCTGCGCTTGTTTTTCCCGCGCTGGCGCTTGAGGCGGGCCTTGGCCCTGCGCTCGCGGTTGATCTCTTCGTCGATCTCGTCGATGCGCTTGATCAGGCGCTTGAGGTGGTCCTCGTTCTGGATCATCAGGGCAAAATTCTGGTATTTCTCGGAATCAAAGATCATCTCCGCGAAAGGCAGGATGAAATACATCGCCTGGCTGGCTATGCCATGCAGCGGATGCAGCGATTCAAAAACGAGGATGCCCGCGGCGCCAAGCTGGCGTTCCGCGATGAACCGGGCGACGCGCTCGATCATCTGGTTCGCCTCGTCTTCGGTGATCGTGCTCTTGATCTCGCGGTATGATCTGTTCATGGTCAAACCGCCCTGGTGGCCGTCAATACGGCGATCTTGGCAGCCCCGCTATCCCTGAGCAGCCGGGAGACCTCATTGGCCGTGGTCCCGGTGGTGAACACGTCATCCACCAGGATCACGCGCTTGCCCTTGACATCGGCTTTCCCCTCCAGGGCAAAGG from Candidatus Syntrophosphaera sp. includes:
- a CDS encoding glutamate mutase L, producing MQYDEKRLTRIVATDCGSTTTKAILIEWVDGEYRQTIRGEAPTTVEAPLNDVTKGVINATQELEELARLKYHNPDIKFMENGEFVIPRKGDVGVDAYVSTSSAGGGLQMMVTGVVASMTGESAERAALGAGAIVMDLIASNDKRMNHQKIERIRELRPDMILMAGGEDGGTIKHVVEMAELVSGADPRPRLGTGFKLPVIYAGNKEAQVHIKESLGDKVDLIITDNIRPKLETENLGPARDKIHDLFMEHVMKQAPGYNKLMEWCQGPDHEQVAIMPTPAAVGNIMQAIAKDEKIEVVGVDIGGATTDVFSVFTEEHVFNRTVSANLGMSYSISNVLASAGLENIMRWVPMDIDENYLRNMIKNKMIRPTTIPSLLEELVLEQAIAIEALRLAFEQHKEFASSLKGMQRQRDISEAFSQSTSGATIVNLMTLDLLVGSGGVLSHAPRRHQTVMLLINAFLPEGITRLAVDSIFMMPHLGVLSEISTKAATEVFKKDCMVYLGTCVAPVGKGKIGKPALSAKLQLPDGSTWEEEIPYGEVRLIPCGVGEVAKASLKSLSGLILNQNKDRELNIDLHGGIVGIVLDTRGRRPFTLPTEKAARIAALKKWMREFKAYPESILQ